The Streptomyces sp. NBC_01255 genome window below encodes:
- a CDS encoding response regulator transcription factor → MSEQQADRQRIKVMVVDDHPMWRDAVARDLAEAGFDVVATAGDGEQAVRRATAVGPDVLVLDLNLPVKPGVQVCKELVGAHPALRVLVLSASGEHADVLEAVKSGATGYLLKSASTAELIDAVRRTAVGDPVFTPGLAGLVLGEYRRLASEPALAAGGDEPKAPQLTERETEVLRLVAKGLSYKQIAERLVISHRTVQNHVQNTLGKLQLHNRVELVRYAIERGLDDA, encoded by the coding sequence ATGAGCGAGCAGCAGGCCGACCGGCAGCGGATCAAGGTGATGGTCGTCGACGACCATCCGATGTGGCGGGACGCGGTCGCCCGCGACCTCGCGGAGGCGGGCTTCGACGTGGTCGCCACGGCGGGCGACGGCGAGCAGGCCGTGCGCCGGGCCACGGCGGTCGGCCCCGACGTCCTCGTCCTGGACCTGAACCTGCCGGTCAAGCCGGGCGTCCAGGTCTGCAAGGAGCTCGTCGGCGCGCACCCGGCGCTGCGGGTCCTCGTCCTCTCGGCGAGCGGCGAGCACGCCGACGTCCTGGAGGCGGTCAAGTCCGGTGCCACCGGCTACCTCCTCAAGTCGGCCAGTACGGCGGAGCTGATCGACGCCGTGCGGCGGACGGCCGTCGGCGACCCCGTCTTCACCCCCGGCCTCGCCGGTCTCGTCCTCGGCGAGTACCGCAGGCTGGCCTCCGAGCCCGCCCTGGCGGCCGGCGGTGACGAGCCGAAGGCCCCGCAGCTGACCGAGCGCGAGACCGAGGTCCTGCGGCTCGTCGCCAAGGGGCTCAGCTACAAGCAGATCGCCGAGCGCCTGGTGATCTCGCACCGCACCGTCCAGAACCACGTTCAGAACACCCTCGGCAAGCTCCAGCTCCACAACCGGGTGGAGCTCGTCCGGTACGCCATCGAGCGCGGGCTCGACGACGCCTGA
- a CDS encoding endonuclease/exonuclease/phosphatase family protein, producing the protein MAISELPNSRTEADGSAVLRVLSYNVRSMRDDEDALARVIRACAPDLVFVQEAPRFFRWRKHAARLAAKSELVMLSGGATAAGPMLLCSLRATVERTEDVLLPLTPGLHRRGLATAVVRFAGARVGLISCHLSLRKDERYAQAGMVLDRVAALGTPYALVAGDLNERPGGPAFTRLATELRDGWAVSPWGGEYTSTPADPHQRIDAILATPGIEFLGCGVPPHLDPKDLETATDHLPVLAAVRVPAV; encoded by the coding sequence ATGGCGATCAGCGAACTGCCCAACTCCCGTACCGAAGCGGACGGTTCGGCCGTCCTCCGGGTCCTGAGCTACAACGTCCGCTCGATGCGCGACGACGAGGACGCCCTCGCCCGGGTGATCCGCGCCTGCGCCCCGGACCTCGTCTTCGTCCAGGAGGCCCCCCGCTTCTTCCGCTGGCGCAAGCACGCGGCCCGGCTCGCCGCCAAGAGCGAGCTCGTCATGCTGAGCGGCGGTGCCACCGCGGCCGGACCGATGCTCCTCTGCTCCCTGCGGGCCACCGTGGAACGCACCGAGGACGTGCTGCTGCCGCTCACCCCCGGCCTGCACCGCCGCGGCCTCGCGACCGCCGTCGTCCGCTTCGCCGGGGCCAGGGTCGGGCTGATCAGCTGCCACCTGAGCCTGCGGAAGGACGAGCGGTACGCCCAGGCCGGGATGGTCCTCGACCGGGTCGCCGCGCTGGGCACCCCGTACGCCCTGGTGGCCGGAGACCTCAACGAACGACCCGGGGGCCCCGCGTTCACCCGCCTCGCGACGGAGCTCCGGGACGGCTGGGCGGTCAGCCCCTGGGGCGGCGAGTACACCTCGACCCCCGCCGACCCGCACCAGCGCATCGACGCGATCCTGGCCACCCCGGGCATCGAGTTCCTCGGCTGCGGGGTCCCACCCCACCTCGACCCCAAGGACCTGGAAACGGCGACGGACCACCTGCCTGTACTGGCGGCGGTCCGTGTGCCTGCTGTGTAG
- the macS gene encoding MacS family sensor histidine kinase: MAKRERVVRMSVEQPLWRALTGYRVLTMIYAVLLFAFGRERYERPWIAVVYLAVMCVWTLATLPKVANAASCTKRFLGADLTVALVGILLTPLADAQAQTVDGPTLPSIWTAGSVLAFAIKGGWRWAGVASSLVAVANIVERGDPTRDTLHNVLLVWVASIAIGYVVEVARASERTLARALEIEAATRERERLARDIHDSVLQVLAMVQRRGTALGGEAAELGRMAGEQEVALRTLVAGGLARPSLVSEDESEGAVVRVVEVDDEPDEDTPVDLRLLLAPRAGSRVTLSEPGAPVLLPPPAARELAAAVGAALDNVRVHAGEDAQAWILIEDWTDEVIVTVRDDGPGIPEGRLAQAEGEGRMGVALSIRGRLRDLGGSAELISVPGQGTEVELTVPRGKAGQER; encoded by the coding sequence ATGGCCAAACGCGAGCGTGTCGTGCGCATGTCGGTCGAGCAGCCGCTGTGGCGGGCTCTGACCGGCTACCGCGTCCTGACGATGATCTACGCGGTCCTGCTCTTCGCCTTCGGGCGGGAGCGGTACGAGCGGCCCTGGATCGCCGTCGTGTATCTGGCGGTGATGTGCGTCTGGACCCTCGCGACCCTCCCCAAGGTGGCGAACGCGGCCAGCTGCACCAAGCGCTTCCTCGGCGCCGACCTCACCGTCGCCCTCGTCGGCATCCTGCTCACCCCGCTCGCCGACGCCCAGGCCCAGACGGTCGACGGCCCCACCCTGCCGTCGATATGGACCGCCGGCTCCGTCCTCGCGTTCGCGATCAAGGGCGGCTGGCGCTGGGCCGGAGTCGCCTCCTCCCTGGTCGCCGTCGCCAACATCGTCGAGCGCGGCGACCCCACCCGGGACACCCTCCACAACGTGCTGCTCGTCTGGGTGGCCTCCATCGCCATCGGATACGTCGTCGAGGTGGCCCGCGCCTCCGAGCGCACCCTCGCCCGCGCCCTGGAGATCGAGGCCGCGACGCGGGAGCGCGAGCGGCTCGCCCGGGACATCCACGACAGCGTCCTCCAGGTCCTCGCGATGGTGCAGCGGCGCGGCACGGCGCTGGGCGGCGAGGCCGCCGAGCTCGGCCGGATGGCGGGGGAGCAGGAAGTGGCGCTCCGTACGCTCGTCGCGGGCGGTCTCGCCCGGCCCAGCCTGGTCTCGGAGGACGAGTCGGAGGGGGCCGTGGTCCGCGTCGTCGAGGTGGACGACGAGCCCGACGAGGACACCCCCGTCGACCTGCGCCTCCTGCTCGCCCCGCGTGCCGGGTCCCGGGTCACCCTCTCCGAGCCGGGCGCGCCGGTCCTCCTGCCGCCGCCCGCCGCCCGCGAGCTGGCCGCCGCCGTCGGCGCCGCCCTGGACAATGTCCGGGTGCACGCGGGCGAGGACGCCCAGGCCTGGATCCTGATCGAGGACTGGACGGACGAGGTGATCGTCACCGTCCGGGACGACGGCCCCGGTATCCCGGAGGGCCGCCTCGCGCAGGCCGAGGGCGAGGGCCGGATGGGGGTCGCCCTCTCCATCCGGGGCAGACTGCGGGACCTGGGCGGGTCGGCCGAGCTGATCTCGGTCCCGGGGCAGGGCACGGAAGTCGAGTTGACGGTTCCACGGGGGAAGGCAGGACAGGAAAGATGA
- a CDS encoding lysophospholipid acyltransferase family protein: MKFSIGGSLKLAFRPWVEGLENIPAEGPAILASNHLSFSDSFFLPAVLDRKVTFIAKAEYFTSPGVKGKLTAAFFKGVGQLPVDRSGARGAGEAAIKAGIEVVEKGGLFGIYPEGTRSPDGRLYRGKPGGLARVALATGAPVIPVAMIDTEKIQPPGKVVPKLMRPGIRIGKPLDFTRYQGMEGDRFILRSVTDEVMYEIMKLSGQEYVDIYATAAKRQIADAEKAAKEAVKAEIAAREESGA; encoded by the coding sequence ATGAAGTTCTCCATCGGAGGGTCCCTGAAGCTTGCCTTCCGGCCCTGGGTCGAGGGATTGGAGAACATTCCGGCCGAGGGTCCCGCGATCCTGGCGAGCAACCACCTCTCCTTCTCCGACTCCTTCTTCCTCCCCGCCGTCCTCGACCGCAAGGTCACGTTCATCGCGAAGGCCGAGTACTTCACCTCTCCGGGAGTGAAGGGCAAGCTCACCGCCGCCTTCTTCAAGGGCGTCGGCCAGCTCCCGGTCGACCGTTCCGGTGCCCGCGGCGCCGGCGAGGCGGCGATCAAGGCCGGCATCGAGGTCGTCGAGAAGGGCGGGCTCTTCGGGATCTATCCCGAGGGCACCCGTTCGCCCGACGGCCGGCTCTATCGGGGCAAGCCCGGCGGTCTGGCCCGGGTGGCCCTGGCCACCGGCGCGCCCGTGATCCCGGTCGCCATGATCGACACGGAGAAGATCCAGCCGCCCGGCAAGGTCGTCCCCAAGCTGATGCGCCCGGGGATCCGGATCGGCAAGCCGCTGGACTTCACCCGCTACCAGGGCATGGAGGGGGACCGCTTCATCCTCCGCTCGGTGACCGACGAGGTCATGTACGAGATCATGAAGCTGTCCGGCCAGGAGTACGTCGACATCTACGCGACCGCCGCCAAGCGGCAGATCGCGGACGCGGAGAAGGCGGCCAAGGAGGCCGTCAAGGCCGAGATCGCGGCACGGGAAGAGTCCGGCGCGTAG
- a CDS encoding alpha/beta hydrolase gives MPVLPGAEPYRHEGGEVGVLLCHGFTGSPQSMRPWAEYLAGRGLTVSLPLLPGHGTRWEDLQLTTWRDWYAEVDRALRELLDRCETVFVMGLSMGGALTLRLAAQHGDAVRGIVLVNPGNKVHGLAAHALPVARHLVRTTSGIASDIAKEGVTEVGYDRVPLHAAHSLRQFFRTVDAELPQVTQPLVVLHSPQDHVVPPADSARVLSRVSSTDVREILLEQSYHVATLDHDAERIFEESWAFVERLAPSPVDGKRSSSGG, from the coding sequence GTGCCGGTCCTTCCCGGAGCCGAGCCGTACCGCCACGAAGGCGGAGAGGTCGGCGTCCTTCTCTGTCACGGATTCACCGGTTCCCCGCAGTCGATGCGCCCGTGGGCCGAGTATCTGGCCGGCCGCGGGCTCACCGTGTCACTGCCGCTGCTGCCGGGCCACGGCACCCGCTGGGAGGACCTCCAGCTCACCACCTGGCGCGACTGGTACGCGGAGGTGGACCGGGCCCTGCGCGAGCTTCTGGACCGGTGCGAGACCGTCTTCGTCATGGGCCTCTCCATGGGCGGGGCGCTCACGCTGCGGCTGGCCGCCCAGCACGGTGACGCGGTGCGGGGCATCGTCCTCGTCAACCCGGGCAACAAGGTGCACGGCCTGGCGGCGCACGCGCTGCCGGTCGCCCGCCACCTGGTCCGTACGACGAGCGGCATCGCGAGCGACATCGCCAAGGAGGGCGTGACGGAGGTCGGCTACGACCGCGTCCCGCTGCACGCCGCGCACTCGCTGCGCCAGTTCTTCCGCACGGTGGACGCGGAGCTCCCGCAGGTCACGCAGCCGCTGGTGGTGCTGCACAGCCCGCAGGACCACGTGGTGCCGCCGGCCGACTCGGCCCGCGTCCTGAGCCGCGTGTCCTCGACGGACGTCCGGGAGATCCTGCTGGAACAGAGCTACCACGTCGCGACGTTGGACCATGACGCGGAGCGGATCTTCGAGGAGAGCTGGGCGTTCGTCGAGCGTCTCGCCCCGAGTCCGGTCGACGGGAAGAGGAGCAGCAGCGGTGGCTGA
- a CDS encoding 2-hydroxyacid dehydrogenase, producing MEILAFGVQADEKPLIEKAFEGHHDVRCLEVFLTPDTAPIAAGYEIVSTSVNAILDHTVLQTLVAGGTQMIAQRSTGFNNIDLEVAERLGLTVARVSYYSPYSVAEFAWTLAMAVNRRIVRASNRTRDFDFRLDGLMGRDLRGRTVGVLGTGKIGEAFTRIAEGFGMNLLGWDVAENPVCLALGMEYVDKERLFAEADLISLHVPLLPSTHHLIDADALRAMKDDVILVNSSRGGLIDTEALVAELRSGRFTGVGLDVYEAEAGLFFLDKSLEIVEDDTLARLVTFPNVVVTSHQAYYTVDAVRQIIDTTVRNVLDYTAGRRSENVLVPRS from the coding sequence GTGGAAATCCTGGCATTCGGCGTGCAGGCGGACGAGAAGCCCCTGATCGAGAAGGCCTTCGAGGGGCACCACGACGTCCGCTGCCTGGAGGTGTTCCTCACCCCGGACACCGCTCCCATCGCGGCCGGCTACGAGATCGTCTCCACCAGCGTCAACGCCATCCTCGACCACACGGTCCTGCAGACCCTCGTCGCCGGCGGCACCCAGATGATCGCCCAGCGCTCCACGGGCTTCAACAACATCGACCTGGAGGTCGCCGAGCGCCTCGGCCTCACCGTCGCCCGGGTCTCGTACTACTCCCCGTACTCCGTCGCCGAGTTCGCCTGGACGCTCGCGATGGCCGTCAATCGCCGGATCGTCCGCGCCTCCAACCGGACCCGCGACTTCGACTTCCGCCTCGACGGTCTGATGGGCCGTGACCTGCGGGGCCGTACCGTCGGCGTCCTCGGCACCGGCAAGATCGGCGAGGCCTTCACCCGGATCGCCGAGGGCTTCGGCATGAACCTGCTCGGCTGGGACGTCGCCGAGAACCCGGTCTGCCTCGCGCTGGGCATGGAGTACGTGGACAAGGAGCGGCTCTTCGCCGAGGCCGACCTCATCAGCCTGCACGTGCCGCTGCTCCCGTCCACCCATCACCTCATCGACGCCGACGCCCTCAGGGCGATGAAGGACGACGTGATCCTGGTGAACTCCAGCCGCGGCGGGCTCATCGACACCGAGGCCCTGGTCGCCGAGCTCCGGTCCGGCCGCTTCACCGGTGTCGGCCTGGACGTGTACGAGGCGGAGGCCGGGCTCTTCTTCCTCGACAAGTCCCTGGAGATCGTCGAGGACGACACCCTGGCCCGCCTCGTCACCTTCCCGAACGTGGTGGTCACTTCCCACCAGGCGTACTACACGGTCGACGCCGTCCGCCAGATCATCGACACCACGGTCCGGAACGTCCTCGACTACACCGCCGGCCGGCGCAGCGAGAACGTCCTGGTCCCGAGAAGCTAG